One genomic region from Gossypium hirsutum isolate 1008001.06 chromosome D13, Gossypium_hirsutum_v2.1, whole genome shotgun sequence encodes:
- the LOC107919310 gene encoding uncharacterized protein, producing MGIRVAIERKIKILEVYGDSALVIYQLKGEWETRDPKLVRYRKLVLELIKEFDSVGFCYLPQDENQMADFLATVASMIKVNKPEDMKPIQISIHETPASCYSIEEEENDDHPWYQDILRYVKNREYPNRVTKNDERTLRRLAIDYVLDGEILYKRGKDQVLLRCVDAVEAKKILEEVHEGARRVGGAGEAARRWSKERWRLINGQLHDVRLK from the exons atgggcATCCGGGTAGCCATAGAGCGAAAAATTAAGATactagaggtatacggagactctgCATTAGTAATATACCAGCTCAAAGGGGAATGGGAAACGAGAGACCCAAAGCTAGTCCGCTATCGGAAATTGGTTCTGGAATTGATTAAGGAGTTTGACAGTGTAGGCTTTTGTTATCTCCCACAAgacgaaaaccagatggctgatTTTTTGGCCACCGTAGCCTCTATGATCAAAGTCAACAAACCAGAAGATATGAAGCCTATTCAGATCAGCATTCATGAGACCCCAGCTTCTTGCTATAGTATTGAAGAAGAGGAAAATGATGACCATCCATGGTACCAAGACATACTACGATATGTAAAGAACCGTGAATACCCCAACCGTGTGACAAAAAATGACGAAAGGACATTGAGGAGACTGGCTATTGATTATGTCCTAGATGGGGAGATTTTGTACAAAAGGGGAAAGGATCAAGTATTGTTAAGATGcgtggatgctgtggaagctaagaaaattttggaagaagtccatgaag GTGCCAGAAGAGTTGGTGGAGCAGGTGAGGCCGCGCGACGCTGGTCAAAGGAGCGATGGCG GTTGATCAATGGTCAATTGCATGACGTGAGGCTTAAGTGA